Proteins found in one Gammaproteobacteria bacterium genomic segment:
- the rnd gene encoding ribonuclease D, producing MSPNVITTVTDLESFVERISPSPWLAMDTEFLRESTYYPILCLIQIATDETSACIDVLSIDHIDPLLKLLRQSSQLKIFHSCRQDLEVLFSEYQFIPQPLFDTQVAASILGLDEQISYAELVSQKSSVHLAKTESRTDWKKRPLTAAQINYALDDVIHLGPLYKKLEFDLEEENRTPWQVEECEKLLLTSNYFVAPDEAWKQIKGIGKLNAEQFYYVRKIAYWREQSAQTKNLPRRWILPDPAILETCQLKDLSRESISQCLKEHAPKSIRHSSNISKILQQSIPDDIVDNLQEPSDNRLSKEQRALIKKLMAFTRNRADQINTSASLLANRKSLVNLVLGKQSRLDSGWRKSLIGDELATIVASEPK from the coding sequence ATGTCTCCTAACGTTATCACCACTGTGACTGATCTAGAATCGTTTGTAGAGCGAATCTCACCCTCGCCATGGCTGGCTATGGATACTGAATTTTTGCGCGAATCAACCTACTACCCAATTTTATGCTTAATTCAAATCGCCACTGACGAGACCAGTGCATGCATTGATGTACTGAGCATAGATCATATCGATCCATTGTTGAAACTGCTTCGACAGTCATCTCAGTTGAAAATTTTTCATTCTTGTCGTCAAGATTTAGAAGTTTTGTTTTCCGAGTATCAATTTATTCCGCAGCCATTATTCGATACCCAAGTAGCTGCCAGTATTTTAGGTCTAGATGAACAAATTAGTTATGCAGAGTTAGTGTCACAAAAATCATCTGTACATTTAGCTAAAACCGAAAGCCGCACCGATTGGAAAAAACGCCCTCTTACAGCAGCACAGATAAATTACGCTTTAGACGATGTAATTCATCTTGGCCCATTATACAAGAAGCTTGAATTTGATTTAGAGGAAGAAAATAGAACGCCTTGGCAAGTTGAAGAATGTGAAAAATTACTGCTTACATCCAATTATTTTGTCGCACCAGACGAAGCTTGGAAACAGATTAAAGGGATAGGCAAGCTTAACGCAGAGCAATTTTATTATGTGCGTAAAATTGCCTATTGGCGCGAACAGTCTGCACAAACAAAGAATTTGCCAAGGCGCTGGATATTACCTGATCCCGCCATTCTTGAAACATGCCAGCTTAAAGACTTGAGTCGCGAATCTATCTCACAATGCTTAAAAGAGCATGCGCCAAAATCAATTCGCCACTCAAGTAACATCAGCAAAATTTTACAGCAGTCTATTCCCGACGATATCGTTGATAACCTTCAAGAACCCAGTGATAACAGACTTAGCAAAGAACAAAGAGCTTTAATCAAGAAGCTGATGGCATTTACGCGCAATCGCGCTGATCAGATCAATACCTCTGCGTCTTTATTAGCAAATCGAAAATCACTGGTAAATCTCGTATTAGGCAAGCAAAGTAGATTGGATTCAGGTTGGAGAAAATCCCTAATTGGAGATGAATTAGCAACCATAGTTGCATCAGAGCCAAAGTGA
- a CDS encoding DUF924 family protein, giving the protein MQQETEKIIEFWFGSLKSMTDLAQDKSAMWFVNGSDYDDMIRENFLSIYKQACDGHLEAWQESPRTLLALIILLDQFSRHIYRNSAQSFAQDQKVVEIVKKGIDEGLDQSLYFIERKFFYMPLMHAEDIVTQELAVSMFTKLRDEVPDELKHVFSKSLSFAESHFYVISNFGRFPELNQILGRESTPAEIEFLATGKYRFL; this is encoded by the coding sequence TTGCAGCAAGAAACCGAAAAAATTATAGAATTTTGGTTCGGCTCATTAAAGAGCATGACTGACCTTGCGCAAGATAAATCAGCAATGTGGTTTGTTAATGGTTCGGATTATGATGACATGATCCGTGAAAATTTTCTTTCTATTTATAAGCAAGCATGTGATGGGCACTTAGAGGCGTGGCAAGAGTCACCTCGAACGTTATTGGCGCTAATCATATTACTAGACCAATTTTCTCGTCATATATATAGAAATAGTGCGCAATCATTTGCTCAAGATCAAAAAGTTGTCGAAATTGTTAAGAAAGGAATAGATGAGGGATTAGATCAATCATTATATTTTATCGAGCGAAAATTCTTCTATATGCCATTAATGCATGCTGAAGATATTGTCACTCAGGAACTCGCAGTATCCATGTTTACTAAACTACGCGATGAGGTCCCTGATGAGTTGAAACATGTCTTCTCGAAATCCCTCAGTTTTGCTGAAAGCCATTTCTACGTAATTTCAAACTTTGGTCGTTTCCCGGAATTGAATCAAATATTGGGTCGTGAAAGCACTCCTGCTGAAATTGAATTTCTTGCGACGGGTAAATATCGTTTCCTATGA
- a CDS encoding transglycosylase SLT domain-containing protein — protein MKSQFMNWSAFSVTSALLTFTAIALIATNADAAGLYKQREQYMQARHALAVGNLTDFEYLATQLKDYPLYPYLRYEELRRRISSAPEKDIRAFLDDYSFIPATRRIRQAWLNELMKRGQHVKFQQYYEHSNDVAHNCFDLQARMGAGKAPDAIDEIKAFWLVGKSQPEQCDPLFAWLEKQGHMNDDLIWQRIDLAMAKRDLKLAKYLAAKLSTKQIHWFARFNSVHRDPKRILTDPDLKKDHPLARKIIAYGARRWARQDVSSATSAWRKLSDKYQFSQEQRLHTEADMALSASFRHHPLAAELMQQLPADIKDVEVQQWRARSAMRANDWPAVLRSIVLMDIETKQQLEWKYWRARALEEMGIHADAEFIYQIIAQERDYYGFLAADRIQTPYEMNDQPLQFTDFEIGRVLDYPPLIRARELLEAGQTGHAYSEWKYLTAGFDKKKLQIAAYIAHQWDWHHTAIFTVARGKHYDDLQLRFPQPYDDIVVKNAKRFSLTPEYVYGVMRQESAMNSIARSHAGARGLMQLMPATAKDVAKKLNIKSPNRNALLGPKLNVQLGSKYLRLMLDRYDDQQVLATASYNAGPHRVKRWLPPKEKMSADVWVDTIPYDETRKYVRRVMAYSTVYEWKMAQKTTRLQSRMPPIPAK, from the coding sequence ATGAAATCACAATTCATGAACTGGTCAGCGTTTAGTGTCACTAGCGCATTACTAACTTTCACGGCGATAGCACTCATTGCTACAAACGCGGATGCTGCGGGATTATATAAGCAGCGTGAGCAATATATGCAAGCGCGTCATGCGCTGGCCGTTGGGAATTTGACTGACTTCGAATATCTAGCAACACAATTAAAAGATTATCCTCTATATCCTTATTTGAGATACGAAGAATTACGTCGCCGAATATCGTCAGCGCCAGAAAAAGATATTCGAGCTTTCTTGGATGATTATTCCTTTATTCCCGCGACGCGAAGGATTAGACAAGCTTGGCTCAATGAATTGATGAAAAGAGGTCAGCATGTAAAGTTCCAGCAATATTATGAACACTCAAATGACGTTGCTCATAACTGTTTTGACCTTCAAGCACGTATGGGAGCAGGTAAAGCACCAGATGCCATTGATGAAATCAAAGCATTTTGGTTGGTTGGTAAGTCACAGCCGGAGCAGTGTGACCCATTGTTTGCTTGGTTGGAGAAGCAAGGCCATATGAATGATGATTTGATTTGGCAACGTATTGATCTGGCAATGGCCAAGCGTGATCTCAAATTGGCAAAATATCTGGCGGCTAAATTATCCACAAAACAAATACATTGGTTCGCGCGGTTTAATAGTGTGCACCGAGATCCTAAGAGAATTTTAACCGACCCGGACCTTAAGAAAGATCATCCTTTAGCAAGGAAGATAATTGCTTATGGTGCACGCCGATGGGCGAGACAAGATGTTTCTTCCGCTACCAGTGCATGGCGGAAACTTAGTGATAAATATCAGTTTTCTCAAGAGCAGCGCCTCCATACAGAGGCTGATATGGCATTATCGGCTTCATTTCGACATCACCCACTTGCTGCAGAGTTGATGCAGCAGCTACCTGCGGATATCAAAGATGTTGAAGTTCAGCAATGGCGAGCCCGTTCAGCCATGCGTGCTAATGATTGGCCCGCAGTGTTGAGAAGCATTGTTTTAATGGATATAGAAACTAAACAGCAGCTAGAGTGGAAATACTGGCGTGCACGCGCACTTGAAGAAATGGGTATTCATGCAGATGCTGAGTTTATTTATCAAATAATTGCCCAAGAGCGAGATTACTACGGTTTCTTAGCTGCAGATCGCATTCAGACGCCTTATGAGATGAACGATCAGCCATTACAGTTTACGGATTTTGAAATTGGTAGAGTGTTAGATTATCCGCCGTTAATTCGTGCGCGTGAATTATTAGAAGCGGGACAAACAGGACACGCTTATAGTGAGTGGAAATATCTAACGGCTGGGTTTGATAAAAAGAAATTACAAATAGCAGCATATATTGCGCACCAATGGGACTGGCATCACACTGCCATATTCACTGTAGCAAGAGGGAAACATTATGATGACTTGCAGCTACGTTTTCCTCAGCCATATGATGATATTGTTGTAAAAAATGCAAAACGATTCTCACTGACGCCTGAATATGTCTACGGTGTTATGAGGCAAGAAAGTGCAATGAATAGTATCGCTAGATCACATGCGGGTGCACGAGGATTAATGCAGTTGATGCCAGCGACTGCCAAAGATGTAGCTAAGAAGTTAAACATTAAATCACCCAATCGTAACGCGTTACTTGGACCTAAGCTAAATGTACAATTAGGTAGTAAGTATCTGCGTTTAATGTTGGACCGATATGATGATCAACAAGTGCTTGCTACTGCATCCTATAACGCAGGGCCTCATCGAGTGAAACGCTGGTTACCTCCAAAGGAAAAAATGTCTGCAGATGTTTGGGTAGATACAATTCCTTATGATGAAACGCGAAAGTATGTACGACGTGTGATGGCTTATTCAACTGTCTACGAATGGAAGATGGCACAAAAAACGACACGTTTACAATCGCGTATGCCCCCAATACCTGCAAAATAA
- a CDS encoding cytochrome c: protein MAVSSHTYAAGDISRGEIRGETCLGCHGVVSYTNVYPTYKVPKLGGQHAEYLAAALKGYRSGERSHGTMRAQAANLSDQDIEDISAYLASLK from the coding sequence ATGGCAGTTAGTTCTCACACATATGCTGCCGGCGATATTAGTCGTGGTGAGATTCGTGGGGAAACTTGTCTCGGTTGCCACGGTGTTGTGAGCTACACTAACGTTTACCCTACTTATAAAGTTCCAAAATTAGGTGGTCAGCACGCTGAATATCTAGCGGCTGCACTCAAAGGCTACCGCTCAGGTGAGCGCTCGCATGGGACTATGCGTGCTCAGGCAGCTAATTTAAGTGACCAAGATATCGAGGATATCTCTGCTTACTTAGCGTCGCTTAAATAG
- a CDS encoding dynamin family protein has product MQDKITTDRIKSLQKHLEQENPLLVSVVDKFVELDEVGLGLGVLNARDSYTTEISWWPLISILGTFSAGKSSFINQYVGDSIQKTGNQAVDDKFTVLCFSSDNSVRVLPGIALDADPRFPFYQMSEAIDKVAEGEGSRIDTYLQLKTCPTDIMRGRILIDSPGFDADSQRDSTLRITDHIINLSDLVLVFFDARHPEPGAMRDTLEHLVAGTVRRKDANKIMFILNQIDTTAAEDNLEDVVAAWQRAIAQGGLVSGSFHTLYNEEAAVKIEDSGLEQRYKKKRDADLHEITKRIAQVSVERAYRIIGALENFSNRIEKEIVPELQTAVSVWKKRVLIADAIVLIPLFIFFLSYSISHGYWQGLDFSIPGISDGNYSNLMSNSLLGMVIVVFVLVHFVIRGAMAKWYARGLAEDGYYGNLRAAFLKNTRWFKSILFRRITGWDQKAIEKISELRDSADGFVQNLNDQYTNPSG; this is encoded by the coding sequence ATGCAAGATAAAATTACAACTGATCGAATAAAAAGCCTGCAAAAACATTTAGAGCAAGAGAACCCGCTATTGGTGTCTGTTGTTGATAAATTTGTGGAACTGGACGAAGTGGGTTTGGGCCTAGGTGTATTAAATGCACGAGACTCCTATACGACAGAAATCTCATGGTGGCCACTTATTTCGATATTGGGGACGTTCTCCGCAGGAAAGTCTAGTTTTATTAACCAATATGTAGGTGACTCTATTCAGAAAACAGGCAACCAAGCAGTAGACGATAAATTTACTGTATTGTGCTTTAGTAGTGATAACTCAGTACGTGTGTTGCCAGGAATAGCTTTGGATGCTGATCCGCGGTTCCCATTTTATCAGATGAGTGAAGCAATAGATAAAGTAGCCGAAGGCGAAGGCTCAAGGATTGATACTTATCTGCAATTAAAAACCTGTCCCACTGATATCATGCGCGGGAGAATTCTTATCGATTCGCCAGGGTTTGATGCAGACTCTCAACGTGATTCTACTTTACGTATTACTGATCACATTATTAATCTGTCTGACTTGGTGTTGGTATTTTTCGATGCTAGACATCCTGAGCCTGGAGCAATGCGGGATACGCTAGAACATTTAGTTGCTGGTACTGTGCGCCGTAAGGATGCAAATAAGATAATGTTTATTTTGAATCAAATTGACACTACTGCAGCAGAAGATAACTTAGAAGATGTCGTCGCAGCATGGCAGCGTGCGATTGCTCAAGGTGGATTGGTTAGTGGTAGTTTTCATACACTCTATAATGAAGAGGCCGCTGTTAAAATTGAAGATTCGGGGTTAGAACAGAGATATAAAAAGAAGCGAGATGCTGACCTGCATGAAATCACTAAGCGTATAGCCCAAGTCAGTGTTGAGCGCGCCTATAGAATTATTGGTGCGCTAGAAAATTTTTCTAATCGCATTGAAAAAGAAATTGTTCCTGAGTTGCAAACAGCGGTAAGTGTATGGAAAAAACGTGTATTGATAGCTGATGCAATAGTGTTGATACCCTTATTTATCTTCTTTTTGTCTTACTCAATTTCCCATGGTTATTGGCAGGGGTTAGATTTTTCTATTCCGGGAATATCGGATGGCAATTACAGTAATCTTATGTCTAATTCATTATTAGGAATGGTCATCGTGGTATTTGTATTAGTTCATTTTGTGATTAGAGGTGCAATGGCGAAATGGTATGCGCGGGGTTTGGCGGAAGATGGATACTATGGGAATTTACGAGCAGCATTTCTCAAAAATACACGGTGGTTTAAAAGCATATTATTTAGACGCATAACTGGATGGGATCAAAAAGCTATTGAGAAAATTAGTGAGCTACGAGATTCAGCTGATGGTTTCGTTCAGAATCTAAATGATCAATATACAAATCCGTCAGGTTAA
- a CDS encoding BolA/IbaG family iron-sulfur metabolism protein — METAEIKKLIEDGIANAEAIVTGDGGKYEATVISPAFEGLSMLKEHQLVYKTVNAQIASGELHALTIKAYTPEEWGQNKS; from the coding sequence ATGGAAACAGCAGAAATAAAAAAATTAATTGAAGATGGTATTGCCAACGCAGAGGCCATAGTGACGGGCGATGGTGGTAAATATGAAGCGACTGTTATCAGCCCAGCTTTTGAAGGCCTTAGCATGCTTAAAGAACACCAGTTAGTCTACAAGACTGTCAATGCTCAAATCGCCAGCGGCGAACTACATGCATTAACTATTAAAGCTTATACCCCAGAAGAGTGGGGACAGAATAAATCTTAG
- a CDS encoding bifunctional O-acetylhomoserine aminocarboxypropyltransferase/cysteine synthase, which produces MKIETIAIHGGYSPEPTTNAVAVPIYQTTSYSFDDTQHGADLFDLKVEGNIYTRIMNPTSSVLEKRVAEMEGGIGALALASGMSAITYAIFAIAQQGDNIVSASSLYGGTYNLFAHTLPRLGIEVRFADQHDVDGMEALIDDNTKAVFAETIGNPAGNVLDISAVADMAHSHGVPLIVDNTVPSPYLCRPFEHGADIVVHALTKYMGGHGTTIGGIVVDSGKFPWSKHAQRFPMLNEPDPSYHGVVYTEAMGDAAYIGRVRVVPLRNMGSAISPFNSFQILQGIETLAVRMDRHCDNAITVAKYLQDHDQVSWVRYAGLENHIDKPLADKYMGGRASAILSFGIKGGADAGAKFIDALNLIVRLVNIGDAKSLACHPASTTHRQLSPEELKTAGVSEDLVRLSIGIEHIDDIMDDLKQALEKAK; this is translated from the coding sequence ATGAAAATTGAAACAATTGCTATTCACGGCGGATATTCACCCGAACCCACTACCAACGCAGTAGCGGTACCAATTTATCAAACCACTTCTTATTCGTTTGATGATACTCAACATGGAGCCGATCTATTTGACCTAAAAGTCGAAGGCAATATTTACACGCGAATTATGAATCCAACTTCCTCAGTGTTGGAAAAGCGTGTGGCTGAAATGGAAGGCGGGATTGGTGCATTAGCACTAGCATCTGGCATGTCTGCAATTACATATGCCATTTTTGCTATCGCTCAACAAGGCGACAACATTGTTTCTGCCTCGTCACTGTATGGAGGTACTTATAATTTATTTGCACATACACTGCCACGCCTAGGCATTGAAGTTCGCTTTGCCGATCAACATGATGTTGACGGAATGGAGGCTCTTATAGATGACAATACTAAAGCTGTATTTGCTGAAACCATTGGCAACCCTGCGGGAAATGTCTTAGACATTAGTGCCGTCGCTGACATGGCTCATAGCCATGGAGTACCACTAATAGTGGATAATACCGTTCCCTCACCTTATCTATGTAGACCATTTGAACATGGCGCAGACATTGTCGTTCACGCATTAACAAAATATATGGGTGGCCATGGCACCACTATTGGCGGCATTGTTGTTGATTCAGGAAAATTTCCTTGGTCCAAGCATGCTCAACGTTTCCCAATGTTAAATGAGCCAGACCCCTCTTATCACGGTGTTGTGTATACCGAAGCAATGGGTGATGCAGCTTATATTGGACGTGTTCGTGTGGTCCCATTACGCAATATGGGATCAGCCATTTCCCCGTTTAATAGCTTCCAAATTCTACAAGGCATTGAAACACTTGCTGTTCGTATGGACAGACATTGTGATAACGCCATTACAGTCGCTAAATATTTACAAGACCATGACCAGGTTAGCTGGGTTCGTTACGCAGGCTTAGAAAACCACATTGACAAACCATTAGCCGACAAATACATGGGTGGTCGCGCTTCAGCAATTTTGAGTTTTGGTATTAAAGGTGGCGCTGACGCAGGCGCCAAGTTTATCGATGCACTTAACTTAATTGTACGACTGGTGAATATTGGTGATGCAAAATCTTTAGCTTGCCACCCTGCCAGCACTACTCACAGGCAGCTATCCCCCGAAGAGTTGAAAACAGCCGGTGTTAGCGAGGACTTAGTTCGTTTATCTATTGGTATCGAACACATTGATGACATTATGGATGACCTGAAGCAAGCACTAGAAAAAGCCAAGTAG
- a CDS encoding DUF4124 domain-containing protein, which produces MKLNEIAILMVVLCMLAIETQAQQLYKWVDAQGVTHYSETLPSQDIDHATFEFTEDYQVSNSQDDYYSIQNQLKRLQERRAQQRAEKQQALKEKEVKQQVPEIIYVQAHEPEGRYYLPVYYPRYNSYHYNKHYNGYRPKHRSQKPYLDKPRSGISQKVKVNRSGAVFSATR; this is translated from the coding sequence ATGAAACTGAATGAAATTGCAATTTTGATGGTTGTGTTGTGCATGCTTGCTATAGAGACGCAGGCGCAACAGCTATATAAATGGGTTGATGCTCAAGGTGTAACGCATTATTCAGAGACATTGCCTAGTCAGGATATTGATCATGCTACGTTTGAATTCACAGAAGATTATCAAGTGTCTAACTCTCAAGATGACTACTATTCAATTCAAAATCAATTGAAGCGCTTGCAAGAAAGGCGTGCCCAACAGCGTGCTGAAAAACAGCAGGCTTTGAAAGAGAAAGAAGTTAAGCAACAGGTGCCTGAGATAATTTATGTACAAGCTCATGAGCCAGAGGGTCGCTATTATTTGCCAGTATATTATCCGCGCTATAACTCGTATCACTACAATAAGCACTATAATGGGTATCGTCCAAAACATCGGTCCCAAAAACCATATTTAGATAAGCCTCGTTCTGGAATCTCTCAAAAAGTTAAAGTGAACCGCTCTGGCGCTGTATTTTCAGCAACTCGATAA
- the greB gene encoding transcription elongation factor GreB: MGRYRPPAAPKSKYITAEGKDRLQKEYDYLWTVKRPKVTRSVQEAAAQGDRSENAEYIYGKKQLREIDYRVRYLQKRLGDITVVNTVPSDTGCIYFGAWVTLQDEQGEQSEYRIVGPDEFDDSPEYISMDSPLARALMKKRIDDEVSVILPNGTQVFCIMSIRYALSPTESVDNETE; this comes from the coding sequence ATGGGTCGATATCGTCCACCAGCAGCGCCTAAATCAAAATATATTACTGCAGAAGGTAAAGACCGATTGCAGAAAGAGTACGATTATTTGTGGACGGTTAAACGTCCCAAGGTCACCCGTTCAGTTCAGGAAGCTGCAGCACAAGGCGATCGTTCAGAGAATGCAGAATATATTTATGGCAAAAAACAATTGCGCGAAATTGATTACCGTGTGCGATATTTGCAAAAACGATTAGGTGATATCACTGTGGTTAATACTGTGCCTAGTGATACAGGCTGTATCTATTTTGGCGCATGGGTGACGCTTCAAGATGAGCAGGGAGAACAGTCAGAATATCGCATTGTTGGGCCTGATGAGTTTGATGATTCTCCTGAATATATCAGTATGGACTCTCCGCTTGCACGCGCTCTAATGAAAAAACGCATAGATGATGAGGTCTCTGTAATCTTGCCCAATGGAACTCAGGTCTTCTGTATAATGTCTATTAGGTATGCATTAAGCCCTACAGAGAGTGTAGATAATGAAACTGAATGA
- a CDS encoding ChaN family lipoprotein, which yields MYIVKIKKACLDNYILLILLAILSLDLLVSQVNAEWQSLYYRDHPLVGKIFYTQDKTWISVKELSANIRNEQIILLGETHTNPDHHVGQAGIIENWLSTEIKSALVFEMLAYDDWKQFLNPEFTLEQLHQTLEEDSGRWDWELYAPILEVQIKHQLPIVGANLTRTQLDEYSSGELCNITRDKYTIELCDLFSSEEESIIQQLIFDAHCGYLPLEHTQPLLRIQVAKDASFALSLANIASTHKVALIAGAVHVRKDIGVPVHLQSMGKQSVSIAFLNVDPDKMQVEQYIDQADLNQQFDYLYFTPSERNQDPCVEFAEQLKKMKKLTK from the coding sequence ATGTATATTGTTAAAATAAAGAAAGCTTGCTTAGATAATTATATCTTGCTAATTCTGTTAGCCATATTGTCGCTTGATTTGTTAGTTTCTCAAGTAAACGCTGAATGGCAGTCACTATACTATCGAGATCACCCTCTGGTGGGGAAAATTTTCTACACACAAGATAAAACATGGATATCTGTAAAGGAGCTAAGTGCCAATATACGTAATGAGCAAATTATATTGCTAGGTGAAACACATACCAATCCGGATCATCATGTTGGTCAAGCGGGCATTATAGAAAATTGGCTCTCTACTGAAATAAAATCAGCTTTAGTGTTTGAAATGCTGGCCTATGATGATTGGAAGCAGTTTCTGAATCCAGAATTCACATTAGAACAATTGCATCAAACGCTTGAGGAGGATTCTGGTCGATGGGATTGGGAATTGTATGCACCTATATTGGAGGTGCAAATCAAACATCAATTGCCAATAGTAGGCGCGAACCTGACACGTACCCAGTTAGATGAATATTCTTCGGGCGAGCTATGTAATATCACACGTGATAAGTACACGATTGAGCTATGTGATTTGTTCTCAAGTGAAGAGGAATCTATAATTCAGCAGCTTATATTTGATGCGCATTGCGGTTATTTGCCACTAGAACATACTCAGCCATTACTGCGTATTCAAGTGGCTAAAGATGCATCATTTGCACTATCTCTAGCCAATATAGCTAGTACCCATAAAGTGGCTTTAATTGCGGGTGCAGTGCATGTTCGCAAAGATATCGGTGTGCCTGTACACTTGCAGAGCATGGGTAAGCAATCTGTCAGTATTGCTTTTTTAAATGTTGATCCTGATAAAATGCAAGTAGAACAATATATTGATCAAGCTGATTTAAATCAGCAATTTGATTACCTCTACTTTACTCCCAGCGAACGCAACCAAGACCCTTGTGTCGAATTTGCCGAGCAATTAAAAAAAATGAAAAAGTTAACTAAATAG
- a CDS encoding alpha/beta fold hydrolase — protein sequence MKPYIGKGIFRNGHTNSILASSPARKLAAHRKSKFFRKHAEEKIIPAGHGIRLSAQYNQQDQNDAPVVVLLHGWLGCSDSLYLVTLGDYLFKQGFHVVRLNLRDHGNSHHLNEKIFHSCRIQEVINACIYIHHEFNQPISLIGFSLGANFALRINAFTTHEQLALNATIAFCPVVDPNHTLQALESSLLVYRNYFMQRWKSSFYQKVNAFPHIYSKQTFDKCKNLRQATENLATQYAGFKDLDSYLNGYSIANDRLSTLQSTANIIFSKDDPIIPWQDQAKLAENKHLNILLTDHGGHCGFLEPDLSSPWIEEFSLTHLKS from the coding sequence ATGAAACCTTATATTGGAAAAGGAATATTCCGCAACGGTCATACCAATAGCATCTTAGCCAGCTCCCCAGCGCGCAAATTAGCAGCGCACCGTAAAAGTAAATTTTTTCGCAAACATGCCGAGGAGAAAATAATTCCCGCAGGACATGGTATTCGTTTATCAGCACAATATAATCAACAAGATCAAAATGACGCACCTGTTGTTGTGCTTCTACATGGTTGGCTGGGTTGCTCAGACTCTCTATATTTAGTCACATTGGGTGACTATTTGTTCAAACAAGGTTTTCATGTCGTGCGCTTGAACTTACGCGACCATGGTAATTCACACCATTTAAACGAAAAAATATTCCACTCTTGCAGAATACAGGAGGTGATAAACGCCTGTATCTATATACATCATGAGTTCAATCAGCCAATTTCACTAATTGGTTTTTCACTAGGCGCTAATTTTGCTCTACGCATTAATGCATTTACCACTCATGAACAACTAGCTTTAAATGCAACTATCGCTTTCTGTCCAGTGGTAGATCCAAATCACACTTTGCAAGCATTAGAAAGTTCACTGCTTGTTTATAGAAATTATTTTATGCAACGATGGAAAAGTTCTTTTTACCAAAAAGTAAACGCATTTCCACATATATATTCAAAACAAACCTTCGATAAATGTAAAAACCTACGCCAAGCAACAGAAAATCTTGCAACACAATATGCAGGATTCAAAGATTTAGACTCATACTTAAACGGCTACTCAATAGCAAACGACAGACTTAGTACACTGCAATCCACAGCAAATATTATTTTTAGCAAAGATGACCCTATTATTCCTTGGCAAGACCAAGCAAAGCTCGCAGAAAATAAACACTTAAACATTCTGCTCACTGATCACGGCGGCCATTGTGGATTTTTAGAACCAGATCTATCTAGCCCTTGGATAGAAGAATTTTCATTAACCCATTTAAAATCTTAG
- a CDS encoding cytochrome c: MKRLILILAVQVVFAASAVAGGNVAAGKEKSQTCVACHGDAGMSAVATFPNIAGQYEDYLYVALTDYKSGERNNAIMSGIVAALNDQDMKDLAAYYASLEGLGNLGLPSK, from the coding sequence ATGAAACGCTTGATACTTATTTTAGCAGTACAAGTTGTATTTGCAGCGAGTGCTGTTGCTGGAGGTAATGTTGCTGCCGGAAAAGAAAAATCACAAACATGTGTTGCTTGTCATGGAGATGCAGGTATGAGTGCTGTAGCTACATTCCCTAATATTGCCGGTCAATATGAAGATTACTTATATGTAGCTTTGACGGATTATAAGTCTGGAGAAAGAAACAATGCGATTATGAGCGGGATCGTTGCTGCACTTAATGATCAGGATATGAAAGATTTAGCTGCATATTATGCTAGCTTAGAGGGTTTGGGCAATCTGGGCCTTCCAAGCAAATAA